A DNA window from Gorilla gorilla gorilla isolate KB3781 chromosome 6, NHGRI_mGorGor1-v2.1_pri, whole genome shotgun sequence contains the following coding sequences:
- the CCDC201 gene encoding coiled-coil domain-containing protein 201 — protein MEPGVQDPGLSSSEDESPSLAIRSPTLRKPLKHSTPEEAALGWSPRPSAGASYLSGSPMPAHFSQDLASHPAGVSPPATVRKRRLSTLWASKESSLDLSAPGEEPPTSASLTQRQRQQRQRQRQRQQQESLRAKSWPQNPGLPGILNTTGRKRRDPKKRAAAMERVRQWEIYVLQNIEEATQHELTIEDD, from the exons ATGGAGCCTGGGGTGCAG GATCCAGGATTGAGCTCCTCTGAGGATGAGAGCCCCTCTCTAGCAATCAGGAGCCCCACCTTGAGAAAGCCCCTGAAACACAGCACCCCTGAGGAGGCAGCCCTGGGTTGGAGCCCAAGGCCATCGGCAGGTGCCTCCTATCTCAGTGGGTCCCCAATGCCTGCACACTTCTCTCAGGACCTTGCATCCCACCCAGCAGGGGTCAGCCCTCCAGCCACTGTTAGGAAAAGGAGGCTTTCTACTCTCTGGGCCTCCAAGGAGTCCAGCTTGGATCTCTCAGCTCCTGGGGAGGaaccacccacatcagcctcgtTAACCcagcggcagcggcagcagcggcagcggcagcggcagcggcagcagcaAGAGTCCCTCCGGGCAAAGAGCTGGCCACAAAACCCTGGATTGCCTGGGATCCTGAACACAACTGGGAGGAAGAGACGAGACCCGAAGAAGCGGGCAGCTGCG ATGGAGCGAGTGCGACAGTGGGAGATCTACGTGCTTCAGAACATTGAGGAAGCCACCCAGCATGAGCTCACCATCGAAGACGACTGA
- the IGFBP1 gene encoding insulin-like growth factor-binding protein 1: MGHRPPPPAQRASAPVCCSRLEMSEVPVARVWLVLLLLTVQVGVTAGAPWQCAPCSAEKLALCPPVSASCSEVTRSAGCGCCPMCALPLGAACGVATARCARGLSCRALPGEQQPLHALTRGQGACVQESDASAPHAAEAGSPESPESTEITEEELLDNFHLMAPSEEDHSILWDAISTYDGSKALHVTNIKKWKEPCRMELYRVVESLAKAQETSGEEISKFYLPNCNKNGFYHSRQCETSMDGEAGLCWCVYPWNGKRIPGSPEIRGDPNCQMYFNVQN, from the exons ATGGGCCACCGCCCGCCGCCACCAGCCCAGAGAGCATCGGCCCCTGTCTGCTGCTCGCGCCTGGAGATGTCAGAGGTCCCCGTTGCTCGCGTCTGGCTGGTACTGCTCCTGTTGACTGTCCAGGTCGGCGTGACAGCCGGCGCTCCGTGGCAGTGCGCGCCCTGCTCCGCCGAGAAGCTCGCGCTCTGCCCGCCGGTGTCCGCCTCGTGCTCGGAGGTCACCCGGTCCGCCGGCTGCGGCTGTTGCCCGATGTGCGCCCTGCCTCTGGGCGCTGCGTGCGGCGTGGCGACTGCACGCTGCGCCCGGGGACTCAGTTGCCGCGCGCTGCCGGGGGAGCAGCAACCTCTGCACGCCCTCACCCGCGGCCAAGGCGCCTGCGTGCAGGAGTCTGACGCCTCCGCTCCGCATGCTGCAG AGGCAGGGAGCCCTGAAAGCCCGGAGAGCACGGAGATAACTGAGGAGGAGCTCCTGGATAATTTCCATCTGATGGCCCCTTCTGAAGAGGATCATTCCATCCTTTGGGACGCCATCAGTACCTATGATGGCTCGAAGGCTCTCCATGTCACCAACATCAAAAAATGGAAG GAGCCCTGCCGAATGGAACTCTACAGAGTCGTAGAGAGTTTAGCCAAGGCACAGGAGACATCAGGAgaagaaatttccaaattttacCTGCCAAACTGCAACAAGAATGGATTTTATCACAGCAGACAG TGTGAGACATCCATGGATGGAGAGGCGGGACTCTGCTGGTGCGTCTACCCTTGGAATGGGAAGAGGATCCCAGGGTCTCCAGAGATCAGGGGAGACCCCAACTGCCAGATGTATTTTAATGTACAAAACTGA